The Leadbetterella byssophila DSM 17132 DNA window AAATATTCGGGTATGGAGGCTTCCCAGCTCAAACAGATGAAAGATTTGGAGCGGGAGCTGGCACAATATAAGAAAATAGTTGCCGAGCAGACGCTTCAGATCACGGTGCTAAAAGATGTTATTGAAAAAAAGCTCTAGGGCCTGCCGAGAAGCGAGAGCTTGTAGGTTATGCCCAGGAAGATTTTGGGATGAGCTTACGGCAGGCCTGTTCACTATTCAACATCAGTACGTCTGTTTTAAAGCGTAAAGATGATTCAGAAGTGATCCAGCAGCTATCCAAGCTGGCCGATTTACACCGTACCTGCGGTTTCTGGATGATGTATCACAGGCTTAGGAAGCTACAGTATATGTGGAATCACTAACGTGTTTATAGAATATATACGTCTATGCGTCTGAATCTTAGGAACAAGCGTAAAAAACGCCTCCCTGCGCGGCTGAAAGCACCTTTGTTATGTCCTATCGGGCCTAAAATATCCTGGAACGGTCCGCCGCTGCGGCCTTGACTTCATGCATGACACTTTGGCTAATGGAAAGACGATACGCACACTCAACGTCATTGATGATTTCAGCCGGGAGGCGCTATCTATCACAGTGGACACTAGCCTCCCTGCACAACGGGTGATCCGGGAGCTGGAAAAGCTGCTAGAATGGCGCGGTAAGCCCGAGAAGATCCGATCAGATAACAGGCCAGAGTTTGTCGCCGAAGCCATGCGTACTTGGTGTGAGAAAAACGACATACAATGGGAATTTATCCAGCCTGAAAAGCCAACACAGAACAGTTTAATCGAACGGTTTAACAGAACATTCAGACAAGATGTACTGGACGGCTATATGTTTGACAACCTCCCACAGATTAGAAAATGCGCAGAGGCGTGGGCATGGATGTACAACAATGAAACCACATTACTCTTTAGGAAAACTGACGCCCACTTAATTCCTATTGAATTATGAAAAAATCTCCGCGTTTCCCACATTCCAACAGGATAATAATGAAAAATCAAATTGGAAATATTTAGTTTTGGGTGTAGCTAGCTAGGGGAAG harbors:
- a CDS encoding DDE-type integrase/transposase/recombinase; translation: MHDTLANGKTIRTLNVIDDFSREALSITVDTSLPAQRVIRELEKLLEWRGKPEKIRSDNRPEFVAEAMRTWCEKNDIQWEFIQPEKPTQNSLIERFNRTFRQDVLDGYMFDNLPQIRKCAEAWAWMYNNETTLLFRKTDAHLIPIEL